In one Magallana gigas chromosome 9, xbMagGiga1.1, whole genome shotgun sequence genomic region, the following are encoded:
- the LOC105332276 gene encoding uncharacterized protein, producing MCYGVRFVKSQLPLCIVTFVIYICVKPVWGNISLMNLLNTKWCHLKSGDEILNVQNILDNCVTFIAKNATFQFAWSVSPLVNIWAIKWGGILKIVENKKEAMHRDLQELEKNIYAIYQEMASNIPAQKADLNENSQKLKTAIEKHGEDLHREIDTAIEKMKSNVDEIESKQVAVLNEHESEIKRIISEIALTIADLIKLMNSNDVSLVTAYKSRIAEFRNLPPKLTVSQTRFTPQKINKEQIYQQIGSLSALSIKTDEHGYTMDSPGAESPPPDRPLIDVPRIITEINTEYGNFNELESVSCLNDEEFWTSGLDNKMRLYNLKRELVKSFQTKSGGRPTDIAVTQSGELVYTDHTDRTVNIVTNTQIQTVIRLLGWIPWYVCSTFSGDLLVVMFSDDEKQAKVVRYSGFTEKQIIQYNDKGQPLYSSQSHTKFICENKNLDICVADSYTLSRAVVVVNQAGKFRFSYTGAPLITKEPFEPVGITTDSQSRILTSDYNNNSIHILDKDGQFLQIIDNCHLDHPNGLCVNTRGNLFVAENITGKIKKIKYSI from the coding sequence atgtgttacggtgtcagATTTGTGAAGTCCCAGCTCCCCCTATGTATTGTGACATTTGTCATATACATAtgtgtaaagcctgtgtgggggaacatctctcTGATGAATCTACTGAACACAAAGTGGTGCCATTTAAAAAGCGGGGACGAAATCCTAAATGTTCAAAACATTCTAGACAATTGTGTGACCTTCAttgcgaaaaatgcgacattccAATTTGCCTGGAGTGTGTCTCCTCTGGTGAACATCTGGGCCATAAAATGGGGGGGGATTTTGAAAATTGTAGAAAACAAGAAAGAAGCTATGCATAGAGATTTAcaagaattagaaaaaaacatttatgcTATATATCAGGAGATGGCATCTAACATCCCAGCTCAGAAAGCTGATCTTAATGAAAACTCCCAGAAACTTAAAACAGCTATAGAAAAACATGGAGAggacttgcacagagaaatagacactgCTATTGAGAAAATGAAATCTAATGTGGATGAAATTGAATCCAAACAAGTGGCTGTCCTTAATGAGCATGAAAGTGAAATCAAACGCATTATTTCTGAAATCGCATTGACCATTGCTGATCTAATCAAATTAATgaactccaatgatgtcagcctcgtcactgcctacaaatccaggattGCTGAATTCAGAAATTTGCCACCCAAACTCACAGTTTCACAAACAAGATTCACTCCTCAGAAGATAAACAAAGAGCAGATTTATCAGCAgattggttctctgtcagcttTATCTATTAAAACAGATGAACATGGCTACACAATGGATTCTCCTGGTGCTGAGTCCCCTCCACCGGATagaccgctcattgatgtaccacggatcatcacagAAATAAACACCGAGTATGGAAACTTTAATGAATTAGAGAGTGTGTCCTGTTTAAATGATGAAGAATTCTGGACGTCTGGTCTGGACAACAAGATGAGACTTTATAACCTTAAAAGGGAACTGGTGAAGTCattccaaaccaagtcagggggACGGCCAACAgacatagcagtgacacagagtggtgaactagtttatactgatcacactgatagaactgtgaacatagtgacgAATACACAGAttcagacagtgatcagactattGGGGTGGATACCTTGGTATGTCTGTAGTACTTTCTCTGgcgacctcctggttgtcatgttCAGTGATGATGAGAAACAAGCAAAAGTTGTTCGTTACTCAGGCTTTACAGAGaaacaaatcatacaatacaatgacaaaggacaacctctctattcatcccAAAGTCACACCAAATTCATCTGTGAGAACAAGAACTTAGACATATGTGTGGCTGACAGTTACACCCTTTcgcgtgcagtagtggtggtcaatcaggctgGGAAATTCCGGTTTAGTTACACCGGTGCTCCGTTAATTACCAAGGAACCATTTGAACCAGTTGGAATTACTACAGACAGTCAGAGTAGAATCCTGACATCAGACTATAACAACAACTCTATCCACATTCTGGACAAGGATGGACAATTCCTTCAAatcattgacaactgtcatttggACCATCCAAACGGTCTGTGTGTTAACACCAGGGGCAATCTCTTTGTGGCTGAGAATATCactggaaaaataaaaaaaatcaaatatagcATTTGA
- the LOC105332402 gene encoding tripartite motif-containing protein 2-like gives MDRRTWAQDVLRCHLCETPGPPMFCDICHIHLCVACVGKHLLDESKEHKVVTFKKQGFAPECSKHSKKLCELYCEQCDIPICVECVSSGEHLGHKVVGILKIVENKKEALRGELQELENIIDPKYQAIASNIQVQKADLNKNSNKLTKAIDRHGEALHIEIDTAIEKLKSDVDAMKLKHMADLNKQENEIKRSISDIALIIADLKKLMNSNDVILISAYNSRNAEFRRLPPKLTVSLPRFTPQKINKEQIFQQIGCLSAFPIKTEEHGYTNGSPGAESSPQDRPLIDIPRIITEINTEYGEFNNLLSVSCLSDDEVWTSGMDNMMRLYNLHGKLVKSIQTKLGNRSIDRAVIQSGELVYTDPHDRTVNIVKNAQIQTVIRLQGWKPCYICSASDGDFLVVMENEITKHTKVVRYSDSREKQTIQYNDKGQPLYSSQSHTKYMCENKNQDICVADSYTDSPAVVVVNQAGKLRYTYTGPPLPTKEPFEPVGITTDSRSRILASDINNQCIHILDQDGQFLRYIENLHLQHPRGLWVDTRGFLFVSERYTGIIKKIQYYI, from the coding sequence ATGGACCGCCGTActtgggcccaggatgtgttacggtgtcatctctgtgagaccccagGCCCCCCTATGTTCTGTGACATTTGTCATATACATCTGTGTGTAGCATGCGTGGGAAAACATCTCTTAGATgaatccaaagaacacaaagtggtaACATTCAAAAAGCAGGGATTTGCACCTGAATGTTCCAAACATTCCAAAAAATTGTGTGAACTTTATTGTGAACAATGTGATATTCCTATTTGCGTGGAGTGTGTCTCCTCTGGTGAACATCTAGGCCATAAAGTGGTTGGGATTTTGAAAATTGTAGAAAACAAGAAAGAAGCTTTACGGGGAGAATTACAAGAATTAGAAAATATCATTGATCCTAAATACCAAGCGATAGCATCTAACATCCAAGTTCAGAAAGCTGATCTGAATAAAAACTCAAACAAACTGACAAAAGCTATAGATAGACATGGAGAAGCCTTGCACATAGAAATAGACACTGCTATTGAGAAATTGAAATCTGATGTGGatgcaatgaaattaaaacatatgGCTGACCTAAATAAAcaggaaaatgaaataaaacgcAGTATTTCCGATATTGCACTGATAATTGCTGATCTGAAGAAATTAATGAACTCCAATGATGTCATCCTCATCAGTGCCTACAACTCCAggaatgctgaattcagaagattgcctcctaaactcacagtttctttaccAAGATTCACCCCTCAGAAGATAAACAAAGAACAGATTTTTCAGCAGATTGGTTGTCTGTCAGCGTTTcctatcaaaacagaagaacatggctatACAAATGGTTCTcccggtgctgagtcctctccccaggacagaccgctcattgatATACCTCGAATCATCACAGAAATAAACACTGAGTATGGAGAATTTAATAACTTACTCAGTGTGTCCTGCCTGAGCGACGATGAAGTGTGGACGAGTGGTATGGACAACATGATGAGACTCTACAACCTCCACGGTAAACTAGTGAAGTCAATCCAAACCAAGTTAGGGAACAGATCAATAGACAGAGCAGTGATACAGAGTGGTgaactagtttatactgatccccatgatagaactgtgaacatagtgaagaatgcacagatacagacagtgatcagactgcAGGGATGGAAACCGTGCTATATTTGTAGTGCATCTGATGGGGATTTCTTAGTCGTCATGGAAAATGAAATTACGAAACATACAAAGGTTGTACGTTATTCTGACTCCAGAGAGAAACAGACGATCCAATATAATGACAAGGGACAACCCCTGTATTCATCGCAAAGTCATACCAAATACATGTGCGAGAACAAAAACCAAgatatctgtgtagctgacaGTTACACTGATAGCcctgcagtagtggtggtcaatcaggcagGGAAACTCCGGTATACATATACGGGTCCTCCCCTTCCCACCAAGGAGCCATTTGAACCAGTCGGCATCACGACAGACAGCCGGAGTCGGATCCTTGCATCAGACATTAACAACCAATGTATCCATATCCttgatcaggacggacagttcctccgctacatcgAAAACTTACATTTACAGCATCCTCGGGGTTTATGGGTGGATACCAGAGGCTTTCTGTTTGTGTCTGAGCGCTACACcggtataataaaaaaaattcagtattacatttga
- the LOC136271699 gene encoding tripartite motif-containing protein 3-like yields MDARTWAQDVLRCHLCETPAPPMYCDICHIHLCKACVGEHLSDESTEHKVVPFKKRGFKPKCSKHSTQLCDLYCEQCEIPICVECVSSDKHLGHRMVGILKIVENKKEALLGNLQELENTIYPKYQKIASNILIQKAVLNENSHKLTSAIGKHGEDLHRAIDTAIEKFKSDVTENKSKQVAVLDKQEDEIKHSISEIEQNITVLKKILNSNDVNLVSYYKSRNAEFRRLPPKLSLPSPRFIPQKINKEQFYQLIGSLSALSIETEEHGHTMDSPGGESSPSDRAFIGVPRIVTEINTEYGESNELLSVSCLSDDEVWATGGDNIMRLYNLHGKLIKSIQTKSGNIPIDIAVAQSGELFYTDPEDSTVNIVKNSKIQTVIRLPGWNPCFICSTSSGGILVAMTSEDEKQAKVERYSGSIKKQTIQYDDEGQPLYSSYYHTKNICENMNLDICVADSYTDMRAVVVVNQFGKFRFTYTGIPSTTKEPFEPSGITTDSQGRILTADKNNHRIHILDQDGKFLCYINNCHLQDPYGLCVDTRDNLFVAEYNTGTIKKIQYYI; encoded by the coding sequence ATGGACGCCCGTActtgggcccaggatgtgttgAGGTGTCATCTATGTGAGACCCCAGCCCCTCCTATGTACTGCGACATTTGTCACATTCATTTATGCAAAGCGtgtgtgggggaacatctctcTGACGAATCTACAGAACACAAAGTGGTGCCATTTAAAAAGCGTGGATTTAAGCCTAAATGTTCAAAGCATTCCACACAATTATGTGACCTTTATTGCGAACAATGTGAAATTCCTATTTGTGTGGAGTGTGTCTCCTCAGATAAACATCTAGGCCATAGAATGGTTGGGATTTTGAAAATTGTAGAAAACAAGAAAGAAGCTTTACTGGGAAATTTACAAGAATTAGAAAATACCATTTATCCTAAATACCAAAAGATTGCATCTAACATCCTAATTCAGAAAGCTGTTCTTAATGAAAACTCCCACAAACTGACATCAGCTATAGGAAAACATGGAGAAGATTTGCACAGAGCAATTGACACTGCTATTGAGAAATTTAAATCTGATGTGACAGAAAACAAATCCAAACAAGTGGCTGTCCTTGATAAGCAGGAAGATGAAATCAAACACAGTATTTCTGAAATCGAACAGAACATTactgttcttaaaaaaatactaaactCCAATGATGTCAACCTTGTCTCTTactacaaatccaggaatgctgaattcagaagacTGCCGCCTAAACTTTCATTACCCTCACCAAGATTCATCCCTCAGAAGATTAACAAAGAACAGTTTTATCAGCTGATCGGTTCTCTATCAGCGTTATCCATcgaaacagaagaacatggccACACAATGGATTCTCCCGGTGGCGAGTCCTCTCCCTCGGACAGAGCATTTATTGGTGTACCACGGATCGTCACAGAAATAAACACCGAGTATGGAGAATCTAATGAATTACTcagtgtgtcctgtctgagtgatgatgAAGTTTGGGCGACTGGTGGGGACAACATAATGAGACTCTACAACCTCCATGGTAAACTAATTAAGTccatccaaaccaagtcagggaacatACCAATAGACATAGCAGTGGCACAGAGTGGTGAACTATTTTATACTGATCCTGAAGATAgtactgtgaacatagtgaaaaattcaaaaatacagacagtgatcagactaccgGGATGGAACCCTTGTTTTATATGTAGTACCTCTTCTGGCGGCATCCTTGTTGCAATGACCAGTGAGGATGAGAAACAAGCAAAAGTCGAGCGTTACTCTGGTTCCatcaagaaacaaacaattcaatacGATGACGAAGGACAGCCTTTGTATTCATCTTATTATCACACAAAAAACATATGCGAGAACATGAACTTGGACATATGTGTGGCTGACAGTTACACTGATATGCGTGCAGTAGTTGTGGTTAATCAGTTCGGGAAATTCCGGTTTACATACACCGGTATTCCCTCCACTACCAAGGAACCATTTGAACCATCTGGCATCactacagacagccagggtcggatcctgacagcagacaaaaacaaccaccgtatccacatcctggatcaggatgGAAAATTCCTCTGCTATATTAACAATTGTCATTTACAGGATCCATACGGCTTATgcgtggacaccagagacaacctctttgtggccgAGTACAATACAGGtacaataaagaaaatccagtattacatttaa